In Homalodisca vitripennis isolate AUS2020 unplaced genomic scaffold, UT_GWSS_2.1 ScUCBcl_6171;HRSCAF=13256, whole genome shotgun sequence, the DNA window TCTTATGTTCAaacactgtattttaaatgtgttagtaGCCACAAGAGTACAGTAAAAACATCAATCACTATTTGACCTTTTAAGAAAATGTGTGATAGGTTTTTGAACTGCAGTAATGGTTCATTTTTTCGCAGCTAAGTCTTTAAGGAGCCGTTTTTAAAAGAATCAGCTGAGTGGGTGAGCTCTCGTTTTGTTTCTCTAGCTATGACATCAGGGTCTCCGCTGCTACAAACGCTTCAGAATGAGTTGGCCCTATTTCTTCAGGGCAGACGgtacaatgtttaaattttgatagaTACAAATCCGGATTATTGACGGTCCGGAATTTTGACGTCTGAATTATTGACGTTCTACTGCAGTTTAATAAACAactggatattttttttttactaaaagttttgttagtttttttaccaaaacatcttgcattttaaaattggtaaaaaattggaaacattttaaattggtaagATAcacttgattaaatttttaataagtttaaaacagcATAAATTATATCTgcaataaagttttaattgaacATACTTCCAATACTTATGTTAACctgtaaataagtaaaaaaataaacacagagttttattttatgtggcttatattataataaaagccTGTGGCATCACACACAATAGTCACTGAAAAATATCCCAATCTCCTGATTGATTTTAGACTCAAGTTTAAAGAATAGTGTTTTGGGACTCTGAAGTCGGTGAGTAAATCAGTTCTTATAAGTACCCgtgaaataactcgaatttctcTTCAAAATTTCTTGTAATTCTGCAAAGTTTGTACACtttatctgctatggttttaaaaatattaagatgttTCCAGCCATACACaccttgtaaatatatttattataaactaaagtcCATCTTTTATTAAAGTTCtcttaaattttgaaagataaaattaaagttgCACTCAGTAGTTTGGTATTTAATCTTAAGCATACCTAGACTTGTGTAAGAAAAAACTTCTTCTCTTACTTCCATCATTGCTCACCTTTGGCAGTCTACCTAAAAGGTTATGTCTAAAACTCATGTTAAAACATATAAGATATTGAACAGCTCAAACTTATGTTTAACTATGCTTTCTAGAGTATCATTCCATATTACACTGTGTTAACCCAAGATCCGTAGTAGAGCAATTCAAGTTGGGTGTTGGTGTAAGCTTTGCTATAAATCATTTCACTGTTAcaattctttatttgaagtttgtttttgacaatggtaGGGTTgtgaagaaacaggattttcacgGACATTTGCCaacattcagtgatacaataattCAGTgacgctacgtttcgagatctgcgatctgatctcttcttcaggtcatAACTAACTAaatgcataattacaaactaggttaaaataaaaaaaatcataacacacaacatggtgggtgtgattcctaacttacgcatgtcacaaagctctggtataatttgttaagttttttatgttatgcCAATATACATGTATGTGCAGAAAAAGCTACAACATATTcatgaggtcttaaagctcaatAATTTTCCCAGGGAAAGATTCCCAAGCCTAAGTTTTTTGAGGATATCATATATCTCCTAACTACTCAGTGAGACAGCCTCctctaaaataattttcagtacataCATGCCAGTGACTGTTGTAATGGAGATATACTGTACAAAGTTTGGAAAGTAAAGGGAGaaagtttttattatacttttacacTATTCTTTGATTATACTTCTTTTAATCTTTTCTTTGATTGtgctttttatattgttgttagcaatttattaaatacaggTCTTGTAAGCATATGGCGTTGCCCTTTTAGGTATATGCGATTCACAGCTTCTGTTGTGTACCCGATCGGGTATACATTGGGCTTTCGTAAAGCATGTCATGCGCCCGATGGGGTACTTATtgctatgcatttcattattgtgtttttaattgtttgcctgtcttggtggtttgttaaatgtgatcccatgtttaaataaataccttacaCTAATGTGTAGCTGTCGGGCACAATTTTTAACTACAtatgttaaatactaaaaaaatactatCATAATCAAATACTAAAAAAGGACTACTGTCCATATGTTGTGTGCCCTTAATTATTTTgtgtgaattaaaatttttaaacgatGACAACCCTCATGTGTAGCATTTTTCTATCTTTAACCACCTGATTGATGATGGAAcgattgttataaatattgtgaacatctacaatattttagaaactgAAATCAAaggttgtaaaaataataattaatgtacacacataaataaaatcaTGTATTACAACTCCATTTTTCAGAACTTTTCAAATGTAGACTGCAAAGAGCCAAATCAATGTTGTCACTTTTTAGTGTGAAGTTAATTACTGCTGGTTCTAGAGTTATTATTTATCTTGAAATCTTAGAATATTATCTTTGAGAACTCTAATGAGTAGTAGTAAGTAATATCAGTGGCATATGAATCTGAATTTAGCAGAGTTCAAACCCATCATCATGAGAATACTGGGGGGAGGGGGGGACATTATTTGCCAAAGTTATTTTCAGGCAAGAGTTTACagtttatgtaatacaatttttgaaacaaaactaacctgctttaaaatgtatatctttctTGTGATACTAGAACTGCTATATTATACAATGTTCAAGGAGACTTACTGTGAGTTTGTAGCCATTTCCAGAGCTAACTTGCAACAAGAAATATGTATACTTGCATCCATTACCCTTTAATTGATTatcactttaatttaattttagcttCAAATTATCAGTAGACTTATGCCTGATGAAGTGTTTTTCTGCAGAATAGGTCATAggtaaatgaaaatatatcagtattacataaaatcttaatagtttatgaataaaatgtacaaaattattaaataatgttacaattgaCATTAAAAGAACTACAGTGGTTGACCAGAAGactaatatatactgtatattttataaggtTATGGATGATTTTCTTTGACGTACAGTAGACGGGCGTAACTGTTGTCCCCCACATTTTGGAATTTGTATCCTGAATCTGTAACAAACCACAACACATTACATATTTACTATTTGTAATAACTAGGAGACACCCCTGCTCAAATATATATCCAGCCTCAGCATTTCAATCAGCTAaaggaattaaaatgtttaatttaatcttacaatcctgtacataatttattacatatttaatcagTAACATATGTAAGTTTTACAGGAAAGTGTGAGAAAGAAACAGTGCTCCTAGCTAACATAACTTCTCAAGGAGGTAACCCTGGGATGTGTGTTCTGGGTCAAACTCCAATCTCTTTAGACTTAAATTGAATCTAGTCCAAATTCTTTTCATCTAGTCACAGCTTGTACATGGCAACCTAATGAAATTCGTACTTTATATCTGCTGTTTTGGCATTTCCTGACTTTTTGCCCTATTTTGGATATAGTGTGTGTTTTTTCTCTTCcttgtattttctaaattaataccGCACTTTGTGTGACGTAAACTTGCTATGTCGCCATAGTGtgtgaaattatttttgcaaagtGAATAAATTAACCTCAACTCACATATTCCACAAACGACATTCACGCAAAGAACTGGATCAGTGTGGAATTCTGAAAGTCAGGGTTGGTGTTGGACATTCCAAATACTTAACTGGTAAACTAAATCAAAAGCAAACATCAGCAATAGGTTTTTCATAGatgatgtattttatatatacatatgcttACCTTATTGGAAACATGACTTACAAGTACATAACATTTCAATGTATGACACACCTGAAcccctaaatattttaaacatttaacatatatgCAACGAATGTTCAAACTCTTTCACTTGTCTTGTTacctttgataattttaaaccaCTATCATAACACCACTCaacttattaaaagtatatatatgcCTATCATTTCTGcttcaaaaatggtatttttaattacctctcttcttaaaactgaacagtcagtaactttaaattatatataaagactttataaataacagagatagttttaacaaaacttaaaaataatagtaacacaatATTAAAGTAGTTACAAAATGTTAAACTACCTATATGGAAATTCTTGTAATATACATAACATGACCAGATATTTTTCAACTCCAAAGCAAGACCACTTTCCTAAATAAGCAGCAAGTGAAGGGAGGGGGGGGGTTGTATAATAATGTggtttgcaaaaataaaataaatacacaccAATTATCAAATTAACAGTTTGCAAACGTTTATTATGAGGGGAAGCTGTCCAAGACTTGACTCATGAATGATTTCTACACCTTCAATTTGATTAGGATTTTCATGCACACCCCAGTTATCCTTGCAAATTacgtttgtattaattattgagtaCAGTTCCACttagtgtctgaaatctgactcctagaatctggagctCACGTTTGAAGAAATACAAAAGACGGCGATGaagttcaaaacaaactctttgtaTCGTTTTGACGTCAGACACCTAGACTATAAGAGGTCTGTCTGGTTTCCCAGCAGCCATCCACTGTAATCCAGATGAAGAGGTGTTTCCATTGTCTCATCAACAACACAATTAATTGAGATTAATTCAAGGGTGGTCCAGCACAGAAACTTAACCTGTGCAAGATCTTATTTCAGAGTTCCTCCAAATCTGCCACTTCCTTTTTTAGGATGATAGTTTGGACCAAAACTTTTAGAAATCGGTAAACAGATTTTGCTATCCATATATTGTATAGAAAACAAGACaacttctttaaataataataatatttcataattattggagtgtttgatcataatTTAAGCAAGcagcttctttaaacattatatgaACTCATCACCTACTAAGTAAAGTGAATTAAAACTATATAGTAACGTATAAAGtgaactaaacaaatatatttacttctcCTAATCTTATATCAGCGACAGTCAACTTAAGGAATATTTCCGAATTGGGTCCTAGTGACATCTTGAAGGTTATCTAGGATATCATGGTTCACTATGACAGGGGTATTTTATTGCTCAAATGACCCACTATATTGTATCATGATGTTAAAATTACAACTGAACAAATCAGCACTGACCTGTGTTGACATGAAGAATATCTCCAGGTGATAGTTTTTGTGAGGCTCCCATCCAGGTCGCGACTACTTCACCTTCCAGCACGGTAAACGTCTGCACAACAAAACTGATTATTATCACGTCAAGAACATGGATTATAATAGGATTGGTAAAACACTTGAGGATATTCTATCTGATTCTATTTTAAAGTGCCAATGGCCGAGGaatctaagacgtcggacttggATCTGAGTCACAGATAGCGTAGTTTCAAATCCTCTCTGTAACCATACCACTTATTaccagtaccatcaaccttgtactgaatcaactctcccccttattctgttgaTAAGATCCCTGCAGAGGCTGGTGGTTTATGAGGATAGGCAGAATGAGACCTCTACTATAAAAAAAGATTAAGGACACACTGATGCTGAGAGTACTTAGAGGGCATGGAGGCAGAATACAGAGGGAAAATTCAAGTGCACttataaaacagaaaactaaGGGACCCACTATGAATACATGATCGCAATGACAGAGTTCTAGGAGAGCCACTCCGTCAAATAATCTAGAAGTCGGATAAACTTAAATGCCTCAAGAACTGAGTGACAGGAGGCCAGAAGAAGCTACATATTGAGAATTTATATTGGGAGACTATAATAGTACTtgatgaaattattatattataaattgcaatatCACTGAAAGTTTAATGATAAaccagtttaataataaatactcctATAATAATAGATAGGTATAAATTAACATACTATGTATTTGATAGTGACCTTGGTAAAGATgaaataattgtaacaattctttttctttctatacattttacatatcCTCAAAATTGAATCCACtttatacagtataaaacatgaaaatctttTCTTTCGAGTCACAGTCTGATTCTGAGGTGACTCAAATAAGCAGACTCTTTCTCTACTTTTAAATACGACTCAAAaaagattgttattttatttatttttttattttaattaattctgatCTATCATAAGTTATTAGATGAACTTTTTGAAGGAtcagttcaaaatatttacttaaaataacataaacagtgattgaatattaaaattctatttaaattgtcttttaaccctttccgctcggatgggcagcagtgctgACCAAATATGACTTCTCGTAGGCTCGTATTATTTTAGCGCGTACTGTCCACTCAGATCAGATGGGCAGCGGTGCTGTCCACTATGGCGCCTGCGTGCACACAGCAGCCACGTCATTGTTGCGTCCTCAGCAGCTCGGATTTATTTTCGCCGCGTCATTGATActgtgccttttaaaaagttaaatggatttaaaggtccaaaggtaaataataatgtagtcgaaaagtattacaatggaaatgttatatttctataaactaacatgagttacaatgagtattaataatgtgacagtaaataattataacatgataaaaaaaaaatttaactgcttattattgttccgaatacaaattttaactgcaggctagttgtcatcttgttgttgaaatatctgagatgaatagtacttttcaaaacaaacaccgaTGTGAAGACCGGGCTCAGTTTcacaagttttgcaataaaacGTCACTCTTTTCCTCGTGCCGCCTTGGGCTCTGCTGCTACACACGACGAAATTCTTCACTTTTCTGCCTTCAAGAGGATATGGTAGATGAAGTTTCCCATTTAGTCGGGAAATGTCTTGCAATTGGGAtggtcttccttttttatttgtgttccttacatcgccaacaagctctaataccagtaattaataataataccagtaaaaccaggtattaatactgatatatttacacttttatttacagttatatttacactgatatctgcaaaacttcatttacactaatatttaataaaattgcacaattctaagaataataaacaatccgtTCTAATAATGCGTGTAGATTAACTTACTAGTGACAATGTGGTTAAAAGCGAGCTAAAACGAAAGCCTAGAATGCAATATTGACCAGATGATTAATTTCCaagctttgtaatgaaacagctgattgatcttaatgcgttgtattataaaacaatatgtcagaataaaaaaaagagtttataacttGCGGTCAACGCTGCTGTCCATCCGAGCGCTAGTAGGATTATTCAAGGGACAGCACAGCTGACCATCCGATCTCTGAGGACGGCAACTCTAAAAATATATGCGTGCGCTAAAGGAAATGGCGGTGGCcaacactgctgcccatccgatctctgtggacattctaacattaccgctccgagcggaaagggttaatttttaacaatcataaatgCAGATATGTTTGACACTCAAGAAACATTGgctcttgtatttttttaacacaatttaaatttaaaatattatttagacactttcataattatttgagaaattatGACAGTTTGactattactttattaatatctgCATGCTATTTATAATGCGTTATTACTCTTATTATTCCCCAGCACGATCAACTACTCATAATATTTGTCTTTCTCTACCCTGACCTAAGATGAAATAATATCtgaacatttacattattaataatttgttaacaaaatatttcaaataattcatttgGGGTCCTTGAGATTCATAACATCCTCTcactgaaaataaattgttttcacaTTCAAACTGATTGTATTTCTATTTACTTAAATGGTACTTTAACACAACTACAAaggatttactgtttttattCCTTCTTGAAAAGTTATTTACAAGCAAATACAATTCCACAACAGTTGATATTGTGATTGAGTAGTTACAAAGTTAGTTGTGAAATGATAAGTTGTGTAGGATTttgggacatttgccattgtaTGTTACAAACATACAACATATAAAGCTAtgtgttatatcttttgtaacatataatgatggcaatgTCCGaattcctgttatcctttcaaaccttctatcatcaataacattatttaaacaaaggaagtaagtgtttgtatttatttccatgatttttactatattttgtttcatttatgatagtaaaataaagCATTCTTactttgttataacatttaattgatttaaaatattttaattcatagaaCAGATTTAAACAGTGCATTTTAATTGCTTGTAGAATTTTAgagattaaaattagtttttaatcgattgtaaagataaaaaattgcATAGCAAGATAGATGAACAGACATCCCATCTCTGTTGAGAGACTGCAAGCTAACTGTCAATtccttaaaatgttaaataatacagtacgagaatttgtattaaaaaaattacctttatttgaTATCAAACATCTTATCTAAGTGAGAAAACCAAAGTTCGCTCTGTATTGTGGCAATAGCCAAAAAGATCTTCTTAAATCTAATAACATATGTGGTAAATCATATAACTCACAATATTTGAACGTTTTCCTTCAAAAACTCCCGTGACTTCGATATATCCAAAGTTCAGCTTCTCAGTTTTAAGGCAATTTGCAGTAATGCCTCCAGTGTGCATGCTATGTTTGAAAACTACGTCCTTGAAATGAGAAACACATCCTGAAAGATAAGATACAAATTAAGTTcgcaaataatatatttgtaaagatacaaataaatattcattgttaCTTATAAGACAGACTCCATTTAGCCTGGGTGTGTATAATACATAAGTGACTACTGCACTGTAATTTTTGGACCGATCAAATCTTCAAATTACACAGAAAGaataaaaatcaaccaaataAGTTTACTAAACgtaatttgagttttaaaactcAAGATGTTATTGCTTATGTACAAGACAAATTGACCAATAGGTAGTTACATTAAGATTGAAGGTGGTATGTCAGTCAtataatactatttcaaaatCTGTACCAGCTAATGACTCTATCATGCAATGTTTCCATTGTAAAACTATCTTTCTAACTGATTTGACCAGCAGTTTCTGACCAACAGCTAATTAAACAGATCCACGTAGCATATTCACATTAACACCTTTGTGCCATCTGTGATTTTCAGAATTGCATATACATGTTGCACGTAACAGATTATTGTGTATTAGATATTATAAAAGGATGTGTTTTTGAGAAAAACTCTCACTTTTATATTCTTAGCTTATATTTGCTGGCCATAAATGGTTCATGGCTAAACTGAGGTTCTAATCGCAAGTGCTGTCTCCAGAGCCTTCTTTACatcatgtttgatttttttatataatacattaggCCACAGGAAATCTTCTATTCCTAATGACACACCATTTTGAATTTgacatagtaatatttttaaatttccctaaGTTAAACTTTACCAGAAGCTTTATCAGTTATTTTCAgacttaaccctggaactggccatcatttttcccaaaatggcaggcactttttggtgattttgtaagggttttgtattttaatcactgctcatctattttttaagatacaaacatttgaaaaacatcaatatctttggaaataaatgcagtttcccaaaaaaatattaaaggttgaatcatttaatatatttttatttttttacagattaacgtaaaaatattagtaaagaatcaatttttctcaaaatgtatagcacctTCTcagttaatatgaatatttttagaataattctaaaatatgcaaaagtttgcttatatacctcaattacaaattacaaaaaaaatatttaggtaaaagaagtttactggtacttttggataatatatctataaaaactacaaaatctgaaaaaagtttgtatagcactattatgtataccattgtgacattttggaatctattggatgaacaaatatttttttctaagagataaatatatgtagaagagaaaaatatgatatttatagaagtttacattgtataagatatttttatggcaacaaaatctttttttctatttttacaaaagtcaaaattgtgaaataaatgcctaacttttttagctaacaattttcttttcatccaaatattatttataaagatagaacgtttattgaagtttacaaaaatgtacaacagtgtatttttatctcttattatttttttgttaaaaaagtaaaacaagcgatggtcatagaaataaaacgctaataccttcagaaaaagtaaattttttttacttttataataaatacctctgcataaatttaaatcaaaactttattataattaaaattaaattgtctacaaaataataaaaacactgaacctatgtgaacataggcttattttcagtttcacaaaaatccaacaTATTcgctaaaacttaacctaacctctacatttttcacttcactaattaaaaaaaaaaaacaataaacaaacttttatttatacacactaaataacgaaaagtctaaaatatccaaataaatagcaagcaatacactaataccggcaatgacgtaataacaacaaagaaataaacaccgcaaccatgcgatgcgttgttcttctgtactggctgagtcggtgattgcgcaacagaacaaaaataaaatactagttcatagtcttcgttgtctattatactgttgcttagagcaattcttcttctttgttttgatatgattttcactatttccagacaacgataaagtaacaaaaataacaaaatttaatgaagctattttcgacgcattaggcattttgggattttacaaaacacgagcttttcaaacgcttattttataaacatttattttcctactggctattgaaaagatgttttctgaaagccaagaatacactgttttcaatgacgacacttacTATCGTGTAGAACAtaaactcacgatagggaatttttacaaacatacggtaattttagcgtgttcggaaatcacgcaaacaaatggcaatcggaaatgtgaacatccaagtttagaattttataatgaaagatttaacttaactatagagcgttttatgatataatatgaaaccttgtatctttatctttagatttacgtatgttttacttcaaacaaagtaaaaatagacttgctgtgagagatcatattacgacatagttaatgcgtcgaaaatagcttagtgccattttgaaactatagttaatgcgtcgataatcgcttaaagccagttgcagggttaatattcatgcatataataatatagaacaatttggttttgtattaattcaattttatgtaAAGTATATGGAGCAgtacaaaaacataatttgaatatattgtaaaatacaagaACAAGGAGTTACAGTAATTAGCCAACTTCAAAAAATGCTACTTTGCAAAACTCACTTTGCTGTACAAgctcaatttatatatatataagacaacTTTGcacataatacaaattaaaataaaaaaaaagtggAGTGGAGTAAAAAAATCCAGTTGTGAGTGTTTTATCAGCTCTCAAACTTGAATTATTAATTCAATCATTTACATACTATCAtgtaatcaaaaacaaaaaaacctctTAAATGCTACTCCAAATATGCCTTTTTActagaataataagtttttaaaataacacaatctGTCTGTATTACAATCTTTCATTTCTATGGACAATTTGAAAATGGTCACTAACAGGCTGAATTCATTGGAAGAACTAAAACGGAAAGAttgtttatttgtcattttcgttgatacatttcaacttaagaataatttttatcttgTTCCTCAAATACATGTTTGATCTGctgtaattttttgtttagttttgttttcattctAGTAAAACTCcacttcattacaaaattattctgttttagcataacacatttataataacaaatattgtctTACCTTTGGGAAAAGAATTTTCCATgcaattattatcatttttaggATGTTCTATTTTTTTGTCAACTTGTGCAATTTCCGTAATTTTCTTGCATCTTCTGGGAGGTAGCTTTTTATCACATTGTTGAACTGTGTTAACAATTTCACTCAtattttcaagattgttttctaCCTTATCTACATTGCTATTGCTTTCTTCTACAGCGACTGCTGTATCAATTTTGTTCTTATTACTTTTTATCCTCCTGggagtaaatgtaattatttcttcttcAGACAAATCTTCGATTATTGGCAACTTTATACACTGTTTCTTTTGACTGCACATCACATTATCTAGTACAGAGTCCCGAGATAACTTGCTTTCATCTTCACTGTTTATGACAATTGTGGAAGAATCTTTTGAAACTGGGGCTTTTCTactcttttttacaattttctttgtttttgtagCGGGGATGTTTTCAGAACAATCTAGAGGAGGTCCTTGGTTTACAGCACAGAGTGGTAATGTTTTATCTGAAACCTTTGAAGCTCCTCTCCTTAGTTGTCTGTCTTTTCCATTCAGTTCTATAacatttacaaacagttaaaaataattctgatatAGACTAATTCTAATATGAAACCAACCAAAGTGTAAAATAATTGCCATAAAACAATtatcttaaactgttttatttgagaatttacATAAAACCGAACTCACTTGTAGAACAAACTTAACATTTGAATACATTCATtcaacttaaaattacttacgtttaaaatattccaattattttacaaattatatagatggagcaacacaatattttttcagcgtttatacaaccaaaatatttattcatttaatcttTCATACATATGGACGGCACCAGAGCCGCAGCTACAAATTTTTCCAGGGGGGCTAAGTCCTAAATTTGCCGCCCCTTTTCACCACTCAACATCTGcagtttaaaaactttctttttgttgCTTCTAAATCAGCTTGTTAATAATCCAAAAGcacttaaaaattactattatatt includes these proteins:
- the LOC124373675 gene encoding uncharacterized protein LOC124373675 → MNKVLVSSTPHPKRNHHRFTDLFDDDPVSPITQLDNNPVHKQPVKICISKVKSVKQVTRKNPVLPQNKKNEECASSAVLRELGAVGKTHRMLLSHSRNLYNMYPELIIVDSDEDDTEASSPIDKPQVKKVKRVTKSNAKTGTSAEDTSIKQRANSNPELNGKDRQLRRGASKVSDKTLPLCAVNQGPPLDCSENIPATKTKKIVKKSRKAPVSKDSSTIVINSEDESKLSRDSVLDNVMCSQKKQCIKLPIIEDLSEEEIITFTPRRIKSNKNKIDTAVAVEESNSNVDKVENNLENMSEIVNTVQQCDKKLPPRRCKKITEIAQVDKKIEHPKNDNNCMENSFPKGCVSHFKDVVFKHSMHTGGITANCLKTEKLNFGYIEVTGVFEGKRSNITFTVLEGEVVATWMGASQKLSPGDILHVNTDSGYKFQNVGDNSYARLLYVKENHP